taaaaattatacttttcgaAAAAAGTTGAGTGGTGTAAAAAAACAATTTAGTGACTAACATGTATACTAGATATAATACATTATTTTCTCAAGTAATGAGAATGTGCATAAAGATGGTATAAGATCGTTATCGTCAAAATTCAAAATATAATGAAACTAAAAGTCGAACGAATATAATGTtgttataaaatttgaaaataatcaAAACCCGGTTCAGTAGTGGTTTTGAACCTGACAAAGTCACAAAACCGGTCTGGATCAAACCAGTTGGGCTCGTTACGTGGGCTGTTAAGAGTCTAACCCAATTCATAAATATAGAGCTTACGTTACGTATGAAGCCCAAACCCATTCCGTCATCTCTTCGTCTTGTCCCTGCCGGAAATTATCAAAATCCAATCCTTCTCCGCCATTCCCAGACCTCTAAAGGCGCCGGTATGTTACGTACTCGCCATTGATCGGAAAATTAAACGCTAAGTATGGATAAAGCAGTGAGAAAACGTGGTCGGAAACCTAAAAATGCAGTGGACGCAGAAGCAAACCCTAACTCAAACACCGCCGTTGCGGAAGAGGTCGTAGCTTCCTTAAACGCTGCTGCTGATACTACCAAATCCGACCGCCGTGGTTCCAAACGTCGTAGGAAGACTGGAAAAGAAAAAGCTGATGACGTCGCCATTGTTGTGTCTCCTGAACGAAGAGCGTCTAGACATAGCGACCACAACGGTGATTGCGACATCCTTACGACTGTTGCGGACGGTCCTCCGCAATGGGAGAGCGTCGGGAAGGTTGTTCCGTCGATGGATGCGGTGGTTAAGGTGTTTTGCGTTCATACAGAACCGAATTTCTCGTTACCATGGCAACGGAAGAGGCAGTATAGTTCCAGTAGTAGTGGATTTATCATCGGAGGAAGGAGAGTTTTGACAAATGCGCATTCCGTAGAGCATCATACTCAGGTCAAAGTTAAGAAACGTGGCTCCGATACTAAGTATTTGGCCACCGTGCTTGCCATCGGAACTGAATGCGATATAGGTCGGTGCATATTTTATTCATTGATGCGTAATCCTTGGTTATTATTTTGCTATTATAAATAGAAACATGCGACAAACCATcaattttatatttgaaatgtAGCTATCACTTCGCTTATCATCAGCCATGAAGTTTATTTTAACCTATCTATTTGCATAGTTTGTCTTAAACTAAAAAATTTTACATGGTTTGCAGCAATGTTGACTGTGAACGATGATGAATTCTGGGAAGGAATTTCACCATTGGAGTTCGGAGATTTGCCTGCATTACAAGATGCTGTGACTGTTGTTGGCTATCCTATTGGAGGAGATACAATCTCAGTTACCAGTGGAGTTGTCTCTCGCATAGAGATATTATCTTATGTTCATGGATCAACCGAACTTCTTGGTTTGCAAGTAGAAATCTTGATACACACTCTCCCTTCACATTTCATTTATCATTGCTCTGTATTGTTTTTCTGATTATTGATTATTTTGCAGATTGATGCTGCAATAAACTCTGGGAATTCTGGTGGCCCTGCCTTTAATGACAAAGGAGAGTGTGTTGGTATTGCATTTCAGTCTCTTAAACATGAAGATGCAGAGAATATTGGTTATGTCATACCAACCCCAGTTATCATGCATTTTATTCAAGACTATGAGAAGAATGGTGAATACACAGGTGATTCCCATCACTTTCACCTACTTATTTCATCTTGTTTTTTCATGAACTTAGAGTTTTGAAATCTTGAATTGATTAGGGTTCCCGATTCTTGGAGTTGAGTGGCAAAAGATGGAGAATCCAGATCTAAGGATGTCAATGGGAATGGGCAATGAACATAAAGGTGTTCGAATCAAAAGAATTGAACCAACAGCTCCAGAATCTAATGTCTTGAATCCTTCTGATATAATCCTTAGCTTTGATGGGGTTAATGTTGCTAATGATGGAACAGGTATGTTTGTCTTCTCTATgcaaaagacatgaatgccctcATCATCCTTTATCATGATTAATAgcctttgaaaa
The genomic region above belongs to Lactuca sativa cultivar Salinas chromosome 4, Lsat_Salinas_v11, whole genome shotgun sequence and contains:
- the LOC111891863 gene encoding protease Do-like 9; amino-acid sequence: MDKAVRKRGRKPKNAVDAEANPNSNTAVAEEVVASLNAAADTTKSDRRGSKRRRKTGKEKADDVAIVVSPERRASRHSDHNGDCDILTTVADGPPQWESVGKVVPSMDAVVKVFCVHTEPNFSLPWQRKRQYSSSSSGFIIGGRRVLTNAHSVEHHTQVKVKKRGSDTKYLATVLAIGTECDIAMLTVNDDEFWEGISPLEFGDLPALQDAVTVVGYPIGGDTISVTSGVVSRIEILSYVHGSTELLGLQIDAAINSGNSGGPAFNDKGECVGIAFQSLKHEDAENIGYVIPTPVIMHFIQDYEKNGEYTGFPILGVEWQKMENPDLRMSMGMGNEHKGVRIKRIEPTAPESNVLNPSDIILSFDGVNVANDGTVPFRHGERIGFSYLVSQKYTGDKALVKILRKSKIHEFNIKLATHKRLIPAHIGGQPPSYYIIAGFVFTAVSVPYLRSEYGKDYDFDAPVKLLDKHLHAMAQSIDEQLIVVSQVLVADINIGYEEIVNTQVVAFNNKPVRNLKSLADMVESCNEEFLKFDLEYDQIVVLRTKMAKEATRDILLTHCIPSAISSDLT